The following coding sequences lie in one Thalassoglobus polymorphus genomic window:
- a CDS encoding NHL repeat-containing protein produces MFHRTLLFSVTLFATLPIQAAEVISIAGNGERQFSGDGGPATEAGVGNPFGVVIGPDGALYICEVSNDRVRRLDLKTGIITTVAGTGEKGYSGDGGPATEARLNEPYEVRFAANGDMYFVEMINAVVRKVDAKSGIISTVAGTGQPGFGGDGGDATKAQLNRPHSIVLDSKNNLYICDIANHRIRRVDLGTGIIETFSGTGSKAKTPDGAPASGTPLNGPRALDYDGKNNLFLALREGNALYRIDLAAGTLHHLAGTGKKGYSQSSPAKTALLSGPKGVAVGANGDVYLADTESHTIRVYRAKSKLIETVVGDGKLGDGPDGKPLTARLARPHGICLDSQGNIYIGDSENDRVRVLRNRSKVSE; encoded by the coding sequence ATGTTTCACCGAACTTTACTTTTCAGTGTCACCCTTTTCGCAACTCTCCCCATACAAGCAGCGGAAGTAATTTCAATTGCTGGCAATGGCGAGAGGCAATTCTCGGGTGATGGGGGACCAGCAACAGAAGCGGGGGTCGGAAACCCTTTCGGTGTTGTGATCGGTCCAGATGGCGCTCTTTATATTTGTGAAGTTTCGAATGATCGCGTCAGAAGGCTCGATCTCAAGACCGGAATCATCACAACGGTCGCTGGCACAGGCGAAAAAGGCTACTCAGGAGACGGTGGTCCTGCGACTGAGGCCAGGCTCAACGAACCCTACGAAGTTCGTTTTGCAGCCAATGGTGATATGTATTTCGTTGAGATGATCAACGCCGTCGTCCGTAAGGTTGATGCCAAGTCTGGAATCATCTCGACCGTTGCCGGGACGGGGCAACCTGGATTTGGAGGCGACGGTGGCGACGCGACAAAGGCACAACTTAACCGTCCGCATTCCATCGTTCTGGACTCAAAAAACAATCTGTACATCTGTGATATCGCCAATCACCGGATTCGACGAGTTGACCTTGGCACGGGTATTATCGAGACCTTCAGCGGTACTGGTTCAAAAGCGAAAACTCCCGATGGGGCACCTGCTTCAGGAACTCCACTCAATGGCCCCCGCGCCCTCGATTACGATGGCAAGAACAACTTGTTTCTGGCTTTGCGTGAAGGCAACGCTCTTTACCGGATCGACTTAGCAGCCGGTACGTTGCATCACCTCGCAGGGACCGGCAAGAAAGGCTACTCCCAAAGTTCTCCTGCGAAAACCGCGCTTCTCTCCGGGCCGAAAGGGGTCGCAGTTGGAGCTAATGGTGACGTCTACTTAGCTGACACAGAAAGTCACACCATTCGAGTTTATCGTGCCAAATCGAAACTGATTGAAACGGTCGTGGGGGATGGAAAACTTGGAGATGGTCCAGACGGAAAGCCTCTCACTGCCCGCCTTGCTCGCCCCCACGGAATTTGCCTCGACTCACAAGGAAACATCTACATTGGCGACAGTGAAAATGACCGTGTCCGCGTGCTTCGAAATCGCTCAAAGGTTTCAGAGTAG
- a CDS encoding molybdopterin biosynthesis protein, with protein MAKSKLSENVRQASRQEQFLNVIDRDEATRRFQSSLTLKPLGVENIQLDDLHGRVLAHNIQAKIDVPGFDRSNVDGFAVIAEETAGAQEETPCFLKINNESLLPGQRPNATVTPGTATPISTGGMVPRGANAIVMIEETDLCEQDGVETVTISRSVAPGNMITYAGTDIAQGETVLWGGTKLTSREIGLLASLGQTDAPVFKSPRVAIISTGDEVVAPGETLPVGSIYDSNAAILSAAVKECGGTPVFVGRVQDEADQLQKMINTALEQDVVLLSGGTSKGAGDISYRIVQQFNDPGIVAHGVALKPGKPICMAVTQGKPVVILPGFPTSAIFTFHEFVAPVIRKLAGQPAESRKTVRAKSPIKVNSDRGRTEYLLVRLFESDGKRHAYPMGKGSGSVTTFSLADGFLTIPQHSEIISAGTEVEVTLLDEELQTSDLVVIGSHCVGLDLLLGKLRLQDLKPSIMHVGSEAGLSAVQRGECHLAGVHLLHPETNIYNVPFLTEELSLIKGYRRMQSFVCRSDDERFSGLDGKSAIQVALNASDCSMVNRNPGSGTRILTDQLLQQLNESDRPPHGYAMQVKSHNAVAAAIRQQRADWGIAIDSVANDYGLQSFPLREEHFDFIIRKENLQQPQIVAFQEMLQQPEVQAELEQIGFQVVPQEAGFLVNK; from the coding sequence ATGGCAAAATCTAAACTTTCAGAAAACGTTCGTCAGGCATCCCGGCAGGAGCAATTTTTAAACGTCATTGACCGAGACGAAGCAACTCGGCGTTTCCAATCCAGCTTAACTCTCAAACCTTTGGGGGTTGAAAACATTCAGCTTGATGATCTTCACGGCCGGGTGTTGGCACATAATATTCAAGCGAAGATCGATGTCCCCGGGTTTGATCGTTCTAACGTCGATGGGTTTGCCGTCATCGCCGAGGAGACTGCTGGAGCTCAGGAGGAGACTCCCTGTTTTCTAAAGATCAACAATGAATCGCTCCTCCCGGGGCAACGACCGAATGCGACCGTCACCCCCGGGACAGCAACTCCTATCTCGACTGGTGGCATGGTTCCCCGCGGCGCGAATGCGATCGTGATGATTGAAGAGACCGACCTGTGCGAGCAGGATGGTGTCGAAACCGTCACGATTTCACGTTCAGTCGCACCTGGGAATATGATTACCTACGCGGGTACCGATATCGCCCAGGGTGAAACGGTCCTCTGGGGAGGAACGAAGTTGACTTCCCGGGAGATTGGCCTGCTCGCATCACTCGGTCAAACGGATGCGCCGGTCTTCAAATCTCCCCGTGTCGCCATCATTTCGACAGGTGACGAAGTTGTTGCCCCGGGCGAGACTTTACCGGTCGGTTCTATCTATGACTCAAACGCAGCCATCCTTTCAGCAGCGGTCAAGGAATGCGGAGGGACTCCTGTTTTTGTAGGGCGAGTTCAAGATGAGGCTGATCAACTGCAAAAGATGATCAACACTGCACTCGAACAAGATGTTGTCTTACTTTCTGGAGGGACTTCGAAGGGGGCTGGTGATATTTCATATCGCATCGTACAGCAGTTCAACGACCCCGGGATTGTGGCTCACGGTGTTGCGCTCAAACCGGGAAAGCCGATCTGCATGGCGGTGACACAAGGCAAACCGGTTGTCATCCTTCCTGGATTTCCAACCTCAGCGATTTTTACTTTTCATGAATTTGTTGCTCCTGTGATTCGTAAGCTTGCTGGTCAGCCGGCTGAAAGTCGAAAAACAGTCCGAGCGAAATCACCAATCAAAGTGAACTCCGACCGGGGAAGAACGGAATATCTTCTGGTTCGTTTATTCGAGTCTGATGGCAAACGCCACGCCTATCCAATGGGAAAAGGTTCGGGCTCGGTCACCACATTTTCTCTTGCTGATGGATTCCTGACGATTCCTCAGCACAGTGAAATTATTTCTGCCGGGACCGAAGTTGAAGTGACGCTTCTCGACGAAGAGCTCCAAACCAGTGACCTTGTCGTGATCGGGAGTCATTGTGTCGGGCTCGATTTGTTGCTGGGGAAATTACGCCTGCAGGACCTCAAACCTTCAATCATGCACGTCGGCAGCGAAGCGGGTTTGTCTGCTGTGCAGCGAGGTGAATGTCACTTGGCTGGAGTCCACCTGTTGCATCCTGAGACGAACATCTACAACGTTCCGTTTCTCACCGAAGAGCTCTCGCTCATCAAAGGGTATCGGCGTATGCAGTCGTTTGTCTGCCGAAGCGACGACGAGCGATTTTCCGGACTTGATGGCAAATCAGCAATCCAGGTCGCGTTGAATGCGAGTGATTGCTCGATGGTCAATCGCAACCCCGGGAGCGGAACTCGAATACTGACCGACCAACTGCTCCAGCAATTGAATGAGAGTGATCGACCTCCGCATGGCTATGCGATGCAAGTCAAATCGCACAACGCAGTTGCCGCTGCAATCAGACAGCAGCGAGCTGATTGGGGAATCGCCATCGACTCGGTCGCGAACGACTACGGGCTGCAAAGCTTCCCTTTACGAGAAGAACATTTTGATTTTATCATCCGCAAAGAAAACTTACAGCAACCACAAATTGTTGCTTTTCAAGAAATGCTTCAGCAACCTGAAGTGCAAGCGGAACTTGAGCAAATTGGCTTTCAAGTCGTACCTCAGGAAGCTGGATTTCTCGTCAATAAGTAG
- a CDS encoding HpcH/HpaI aldolase family protein: MANNFRSRLSQHELLLGTMVTLTTPATSEILAELGFDWLFIDGEHGPLETGDVGAILQAVGHRLGCVVRVPAVEEVPIKKVLDLGADGVIVPMVNTVEDAKNVVSWSRYAPMGSRGVGLARAHGYGLKFADYVENANDQIAVIVQAEHYQAVENIEAIVNVEGIDAVQLGPYDLAASMGKMGQVDDPEVVEAINHVIQTCQNAKVPIGWFGVTGEAVQPYIERGCTLITASVDTLVFAGAAKDLLASLR; the protein is encoded by the coding sequence ATGGCGAACAATTTTCGATCTCGGTTAAGTCAACATGAGCTGCTGCTCGGAACCATGGTGACATTGACGACTCCTGCGACATCCGAAATTCTGGCGGAGCTCGGTTTTGACTGGCTGTTCATTGATGGTGAACATGGTCCGCTGGAAACGGGAGACGTCGGAGCCATCTTGCAGGCTGTCGGTCATCGACTGGGATGTGTTGTTCGTGTGCCAGCTGTCGAAGAAGTCCCAATCAAGAAGGTGCTCGACCTTGGTGCCGATGGAGTCATCGTCCCGATGGTCAACACTGTTGAAGACGCAAAAAACGTCGTCAGCTGGTCCCGATATGCTCCAATGGGATCACGCGGAGTCGGATTGGCTCGGGCACACGGGTATGGGTTGAAGTTTGCTGACTATGTGGAAAATGCAAACGACCAGATTGCGGTGATTGTGCAAGCGGAGCATTATCAGGCAGTTGAAAACATTGAAGCGATTGTCAACGTGGAGGGCATCGATGCGGTTCAACTCGGTCCCTATGACCTCGCTGCCAGCATGGGAAAAATGGGGCAAGTTGATGACCCGGAAGTTGTGGAAGCGATCAACCATGTGATCCAAACCTGCCAGAACGCGAAGGTTCCCATTGGTTGGTTTGGAGTGACCGGAGAAGCAGTTCAGCCATACATCGAACGGGGATGCACGCTCATCACAGCAAGCGTCGACACCCTGGTTTTTGCCGGCGCAGCAAAAGACTTACTGGCATCACTGCGGTAA